In the Euphorbia lathyris chromosome 5, ddEupLath1.1, whole genome shotgun sequence genome, one interval contains:
- the LOC136228641 gene encoding probable ribonuclease P/MRP protein subunit POP5, whose translation MVGFKNRYMVMEAFVDPNRDLIGDDTVIITQYNVSKAIKDSILVNYGECGLASSLGSFQVKYVNPITKLCVIRASREEYQKVWSATTMVRSIGNCSVIFNLLDLSGNMKACRRAALKCDEAKFEEYKLAVGERLSADVAQHMLNCIEKIKILEH comes from the exons ATGGTGGGATTCAAAAATAGATACATGGTAATGGAAGCTTTCGTGGATCCTAATCGAGATCTCATCGGGGATGATACTGTGATAATTACGCAATATAATGTGTCAAAAGCAATAAAAGATAGCATTTTGGTTAACTATGGGGAGTGTGGTTTAgcttcatcacttggatcattcCAAG TGAAATATGTGAATCCCATTACAAAGTTATGCGTCATTAGGGCCTCAAGGGAGGAATACCAAAAGGTGTGGTCTGCAACAACCATGGTTCGGAGTATCGGGAATTGCTCAGTGATATTCAACTTACTTGACCTCAGTG GAAATATGAAGGCGTGCAGAAGAGCAGCCTTAAAATGTGATGAAGCGAAATTTGAAGAATACAAGCTTGCGGTTGGAGAGCGTCTCTCagctgatgttgctcaacacaTGCTAAATTGTATTGAAAAGATCAAAATTTTAGAGCACTGA